A genomic segment from Salvia splendens isolate huo1 chromosome 13, SspV2, whole genome shotgun sequence encodes:
- the LOC121762546 gene encoding uncharacterized protein LOC121762546, with protein MEKESFDEKKITVHSVSHEEDTSVSVDSRVASVKEDTPDIQALDLGGKEKELDDIKEQSGEIAGKKITGNLEEGGVADHSGVAKKNPEDVLYEEEEEPVFDGTEVPGMEGKRSLSSRSSDNNSETQGPAWPDKAVALSQFVKQKSIGAMSTVIRRLSGKSNDGLDVADDDLSKEGKDSLPESVGQKVPLKSPEGSGWNPLSLIGRENKSEKEDSVEELTKPVSMKGRIIFYTRLGCQDCTETRRYLRTKGLKYVEINIDVYPSRKLELEKIAGSSVVPKVFFNDILIGGLSELKKLEDSGNLEEKIEYVLSEEPSHESPLPPLSGEDDQSSGGAIDELALIARKMKGSISIKDRFHKMRRYTDCFQGKDAVDFLSEDQYLERAEAVEFGRKLAYKLFFQHVAHENIFEDGNHLYRFLDDDPVISRCQNIPRGITEVKPKPITDISSRLRFMLSAILEAYTSEDGKRVDYTSIHGSEEFARYLRIVEELQRVELHEVPREEKLSLFINLYNTMAIHAILVLGPPSGALDRRKFLGDFKYVIGGSAYSLSAIYNGILRGNQRPPYNLTKPFGVKDTRLKVALPYVEPLIHFALVSGTRSGPPLRCYSPGNIDKELVETACTFLRNGGLYVDLVTNVAYPSKILKWYSVDFGKNEVEVLKHAVNYMEPADSQALLDVLSNTQLKVIYQPYDWGLND; from the exons ATGGAGAAGGAAAGCTTTGATGAGAAGAAAATCACCGTCCATTCAGTTTCTCACGAAGAGGACACATCGGTGAGTGTGGATAGCCGTGTCGCCTCAGTGAAGGAAGACACTCCTGACATTCAAGCGCTCGACTTGGGTGGTAAA GAAAAGGAGCTGGATGATATAAAAGAACAAAGTGGTGAAATAGCGGGGAAGAAAATAACGGGAAACTTGGAAGAAGGAGGCGTTGCTGATCATTCAGGGGTGGCTAAGAAGAACCCGGAGGATGTTCTatacgaggaggaagaggagccCGTGTTTGATGGGACTGAGGTCCCGGGGATGGAAGGTAAAAGGAGCTTATCTTCAAGGTCCTCGGATAATAACTCTGAAACACAAGGGCCTGCTTGGCCCGACAAAGCTGTTGCTCTCTCGCAGTTTGTGAAGCAGAAGAGCATAGGCGCAATGTCTACTGTTATCCGTCGTCTCTCTGGGAAAAGCAATGATGGACTGGATGTTGCTGATGATGATCTTAGTAAGGAGGGTAAAGATTCATTGCCAGAGAGTGTAGGGCAAAAGGTCCCCCTGAAATCACCCGAGGGATCCGGATGGAACCCTCTTAGCCTTATTGGCAGAGAAAACAAGTCCGAAAAAGAGGATTCTGTTGAAGAGTTAACGAAGCCGGTTTCCATGAAAGGTAGAATTATCTTTTACACGAGGTTAGGATGCCAGGATTGCACAGAAACAAGGAGGTATCTGCGGACGAAAGGGCTCAAGTACGTTGAGATCAATATTGACGTTTACCCATCAAGAAAGCTAGAGCTAGAAAAGATTGCTGGATCTTCAGTGGTTCCTAAAGTTTTTTTTAACGACATCCTAATTGGTGGGCTTagtgagctgaagaagttagaGGATTCCGGTAACCTTGAAGAGAAGATCGAGTATGTTCTCAGTGAAGAACCCTCGCATGAATCCCCGTTGCCACCTCTATCCGGTGAAGATGACCAATCGAGTGGTGGAGCTATTGATGAGCTTGCTCTTATTGCTCGGAAAATGAAAGGTTCGATATCCATAAAGGATCGTTTCCATAAAATGCGCAGGTACACTGACTGTTTCCAAGGCAAAGACGCGGTGGATTTCTTGTCGGAAGATCAGTATTTGGAAAGGGCAGAA GCTGTTGAGTTCGGCCGTAAGCTTGCATACAAACTCTTCTTCCAACACGTTGCTCA TGAAAACATATTCGAAGACGGAAACCACTTGTACCGTTTCTTGGATGATGATCCTGTCATTTCCCGGTGCCAAAATATCCCGCGAGGCATCACCGAAGTTAAACCAAAACCTATCACGGATATCTCCTCAAGGCTTAGGTTTATGCTCTCTGCAATATTAGAAGCTTATACTTCCGAAGATGGAAAGCGTGTCGATTACACAAGCATTCATGGGAGTGAAGAGTTTGCGAG GTACTTGAGGATAGTTGAGGAGCTTCAGCGCGTGGAGTTGCACGAGGTTCCTCGAGAGGAGAAACTATCCTTGTTCATCAATCTTTACAACACGATGGCCATTCACGCCATACTGGTGCTCGGTCCTCCCTCCGGAGCACTTGACAGAAGAAAGTTCCTCGGAGACTTCAAATATGTTATTGGTGGATCAGCATACTCTCTCTCAGCTATCTACAACGGCATTTTGAGGGGTAACCAAAGACCACCGTACAATCTCACCAAGCCATTTGGAGTGAAAGATACACGATTAAAG GTAGCTCTTCCGTATGTGGAGCCTCTCATCCATTTTGCACTGGTTTCTGGCACCCGATCGGGACCACCCCTCCGATGCTACTCCCCAGGAAACATCGACAAAGAGCTGGTCGAAACTGCTTGTACTTTCCTCAGAAACGGAGGACTATACGTTGATTTGGTCACCAATGTTGCATATCCTAGCAAGATACTGAAATG GTATAGCGTGGATTTTGGCAAGAACGAGGTGGAGGTGCTCAAGCATGCCGTAAACTACATGGAGCCGGCCGACTCTCAAGCCTTGCTTGACGTGCTTTCAAACACTCAACTCAAAGTGATCTACCAACCTTATGATTGGGGGCTCAACGACTAG
- the LOC121760116 gene encoding putative late blight resistance protein homolog R1A-10, with protein MAAYGAAISLKNTTQRILQSSRISVVPPSPEILQPAYDAMARLQEVVLKLDETGYSKMRTKVNALDDRIKEVIWEFEDLLESHYTNQILPQLESSGDHMAAFSVDLQSLRHSVDCFVDRVTVMEVEYDDVLLNMPEEEGEPISSRIDFGGINSQMLGLCEEFEQARQHLLEGNSLAVVGMAGVGKTSLAKKVFDDPLIQGHFELRAWVKVGRKCESSEILRCILAQLDPNTHNQMLTQRDDDDDVAKLVGLLKERLKDTKCLIVLDDVWKLDTMAIDNLPREIVQILLTSRLGIKEYPNLRVRLLNLEESMKLLGREVFGEKGFPPHLEKLGKKIAKRCEGLPLVIITIAQILSKEDKTLEYWTEVAEKQHSSAFVDAYDQILEVLFPSYDYLPQYLKMLFLYMGVFPPYGNIEREYLFHRLSAEGFLEPSGKQTLKDFMDEETLESYMVECSVGLVIHYNLVLLELSPEESWFSTKEFRVHSCWQHLCRKEASKIKFFHVLQSWDDVVKDQRRLCVHSNTLFAFKQVCDTIKSDCASTVRSLLCLGPYYQYPVPIHDMDFKLLRVLDAFKVRFYHIPRKILKLVCLKYLALTCNEEIPIFISKLLHLQFLIIGRHMNIQRRGVLSYMPRQIWDMQELQHIKVMGKDLPTPNSSDACLGKLSNLVGVSAKSCTREILKRIPNLKNLVIVMELKPYDDDDDSNTLSRFGYISEELRNLVTLSYTVLNPDMKHGFMVPLSMFPSSLTRLELSGLGCPWKHTNDIGRLLPNLKILKLQQYAFQGQEWDIELGCFFKLETLIIGDTDLVRWRPQHGSLPRLELLSMRHCYKLQQLDWTRDASMVITPTIELIDCSLVVVVNAMQLPESLFQVHFHCSLL; from the coding sequence ATGGCAGCTTATGGTGCTGCCATTTCCCTCAAGAATACGACTCAGCGTATTCTACAATCATCTCGCATTTCGGTGGTTCCTCCATCTCCAGAAATCTTACAACCGGCCTATGATGCCATGGCTCGGTTGCAGGAAGTTGTGCTAAAATTGGACGAGACGGGCTACAGCAAGATGAGGACGAAGGTGAATGCTTTGGATGACCGAATCAAAGAGGTCATATGGGAATTCGAAGATTTACTCGAATCCCATTACACCAATCAGATTCTTCCACAGCTCGAAAGCTCAGGAGATCACATGGCAGCTTTCTCTGTGGATTTGCAGAGTCTGCGACACAGTGTTGATTGCTTCGTCGATAGGGTGACAGTGATGGAGGTGGAGTATGATGATGTGCTACTGAACATGCCCGAAGAAGAAGGTGAACCTATTTCCTCAAGAATTGATTTCGGTGGAATCAACTCACAGATGCTTGGATTATGTGAAGAATTTGAACAAGCCAGACAGCATCTTCTTGAAGGGAATTCGTTGGCAGTTGTTGGGATGGCAGGGGTTGGAAAGACAAGTCTGGCTAAGAAAGTATTTGACGATCCATTGATTCAGGGGCATTTCGAGCTTCGAGCATGGGTCAAAGTGGGCAGAAAATGTGAATCCAGTGAAATATTGCGATGCATTCTAGCGCAACTGGATCCCAACACTCACAACCAAATGCTTACCCAAAGagacgacgatgatgatgtcGCGAAATTAGTTGGACTCTTGAAAGAGAGGCTGAAGGATACGAAATGTCTGATTGTGTTGGATGATGTATGGAAATTGGACACGATGGCAATTGATAATTTGCCAAGAGAGATTGTTCAAATCTTGCTTACAAGTAGGCTTGGAATTAAGGAATATCCAAATCTACGAGTACGCTTGTTGAATCTAGAAGAAAGTATGAAACTACTTGGTAGAGAGGTGTTCGGTGAAAAAGGTTTCCCTCCTCACCTTGAGAAATTGGGAAAGAAGATTGCCAAAAGATGTGAAGGTCTTCCACTTGTGATAATCACAATTGCACAGATTCTATCCAAAGAAGACAAGACCTTAGAATACTGGACAGAAGTTGCCGAAAAACAACATAGTTCAGCCTTCGTGGATGCATATGATCAAATATTAGAGGTACTTTTTCCGAGCTATGACTACTTACCTCAATATTTGAAAATGCTTTTTCTCTATATGGGAGTTTTCCCTCCATATGGTAATATTGAAAGAGAGTACCTCTTCCATCGGTTGAGTGCCGAAGGTTTTCTTGAACCAAGTGGAAAACAAACTTTGAAAGATTTTATGGATgaagaaactttagaatcttatATGGTTGAATGCTCGGTAGGTCTTGTTATCCATTACAATCTTGTTCTCTTGGAACTTAGTCCAGAGGAATCTTGGTTCTCAACGAAAGAGTTTCGTGTGCATTCTTGTTGGCAGCACTTGTGTAGGAAAGAAGCCAGTAAGATCAAGTTTTTTCATGTTTTACAAAGTTGGGATGATGTTGTGAAAGACCAACGTCGGTTGTGTGTCCATAGCAACACTTTATTTGCCTTCAAACAAGTGTGCGATACAATAAAAAGTGATTGTGCATCCACTGTTCGTTCTCTTCTTTGCTTGGGTCCTTACTACCAATATCCGGTGCCAATACATGACATGGATTTCAAGTTGCTCAGGGTACTAGATGCTTTTAAGGTTCGATTTTACCATATCCCTCGTAAAATTCTAAAACTAGTTTGCCTAAAGTACCTTGCCCTAACTTGCAATGAAGAGATCCCTATTTTCATATCCAAACTTCTTCACCTTCAATTTTTGATTATCGGCCGACATATGAACATTCAAAGGCGTGGAGTTCTATCATATATGCCGAGGCAAATATGGGACATGCAAGAATTGCAACATATTAAGGTTATGGGAAAAGACTTACCAACCCCTAATTCTTCTGATGCTTGTTTGGGTAAACTCTCCAATCTTGTTGGTGTGAGTGCAAAGAGTTGCACTAGAGAAATCCTCAAAAGAATCCCTAATTTAAAGAATTTAGTAATTGTCATGGAGTTGAAGCCttatgatgatgacgacgataGTAACACATTGAGTCGCTTTGGTTACATTTCAGAAGAACTCCGGAATTTGGTCACACTTTCATATACTGTCTTGAATCCTGACATGAAGCATGGGTTTATGGTTCCCCTTTCAATGTTCCCATCAAGTTTGACAAGGTTGGAACTGAGTGGCTTAGGGTGTCCATGGAAGCACACGAATGACATTGGTAGGCTACTACCAAATCTTAAGATTCTCAAATTACAACAATATGCCTTTCAAGGCCAAGAGTGGGATATAGAATTAGGCTGTTTTTTTAAACTTGAGACACTTATAATTGGGGACACCGATTTGGTGCGATGGAGACCTCAACATGGGAGCCTCCCAAGGCTTGAGCTCCTAAGCATGCGACATTGCTATAAACTACAACAACTTGATTGGACGCGTGATGCCTCAATGGTCATAACACCTACAATTGAATTAATTGACTGCAGTCTCGTAGTTGTTGTAAATGCCATGCAGTTGCCGGAATCTCTGTTTCAAGTTCATTTCCATTGTTCATTGTTGTGA
- the LOC121762175 gene encoding putative late blight resistance protein homolog R1B-13, with product MAADGAAISLKSTIQHILQSSRISLVPPSPQILQPAYDAMARLQEVLLKLDETGYSKIRTEVNDLDDRIKEVIWEFEDLLESNFYNQILPQLESERDHLSFSLDLQSLRQSVDGFVERVTAMEAEYDVELLNMPEEEGEPMSSRIDYGGINSEMVGSYDEFEQARDHMLAEDEKKWLSVIGMAGVGKTTLAKKVFDDPMIQRHFENRAWVKVGPMKHYVAFWLKWIPIVSTKCLAKETMVMDILLEGNVRILLTSRQIIEESSILRVALLDEEESKKLLGEKVFGENGFPPHLEKLGEKIAKKCEGLPLMIVIVAELLSKEDKTSEFWMEVAEKQHSEVFKDAYNQTSKINVGCVLIATPYLPSNKCAIQSKMIVHPPPVLSYVWALTTNTQCQYMPCILSYSGASAKSCTREILQKIPNLEGLEIQIELKPYDDDDDGRPLSGLGYISEELKNLNLLTCHILNPDMKYEYLVPLSMFSSSVTILRLSGLGCPWKHINDIGSLLPSLTNLVLTHYAFRGAEWDIESGHFLKLETLVIEDTDLVRWRAQHGSLPLLKLLSMRHCYKLRQLKWRHDSSIVTTCAIELVECNPLAVASAMQLRPKSHFKVRYYSSF from the exons ATGGCGGCCGATGGTGCAGCGATTTCTCTGAAGAGTACGATTCAGCATATCCTACAATCATCTCGCATTTCGCTGGTTCCTCCATCTCCACAAATCTTACAACCGGCCTACGATGCCATGGCTCGGTTGCAGGAAGTTCTGCTTAAATTGGACGAGACGGGCTACAGCAAAATCAGGACGGAGGTGAATGATTTGGATGACCGAATCAAAGAGGTCATATGGGAATTCGAAGATTTACTCGAATCCAATTTCTATAATCAGATTCTTCCACAGCTTGAAAGCGAGAGAGATCACTTGTCTTTCTCTTTAGATCTGCAGAGTCTGCGACAGAGTGTTGATGGCTTTGTCGAGAGGGTGACAGCGATGGAGGCGGAATACGATGTTGAGCTGCTGAATATGCCTGAAGAAGAAGGTGAACCTATGTCCTCAAGAATTGATTATGGTGGAATCAACTCAGAGATGGTTGGATCATATGATGAATTTGAGCAAGCCAGAGATCACATGCTTGCAGAAGATGAAAAGAAATGGTTATCAGTTATTGGGATGGCAGGGGTTGGAAAGACAACTCTTGCTAAGAAAGTATTTGATGATCCAATGATTCAGAGACATTTTGAGAATCGAGCATGGGTCAAAGTGGGTCCAATGAAACATTACGTTGCATTCTGGCTCAAGTGGATCCCAATAGTCTCGACGAAATGCTTAGCCAAGGAGACGATG GTGATGGATATCTTGCTAGAAGGGAATGTCCGAATCTTGCTAACAAGCAGGCAAATAATTGAAGAATCTTCAATTCTTCGAGTAGCATTGTTGgatgaagaagaaagtaagAAATTACTTGGTGAGAAGGTATTCGGTGAAAATGGCTTCCCTCCTCACCTTGAGAAATTGGGAGAAAAGATTGCAAAAAAATGCGAAGGTCTTCCACTTATGATAGTCATAGTTGCAGAGCTCCTATCCAAAGAAGATAAGACCTCGGAATTCTGGATGGAGGTAGCTGAAAAGCAACATAGCGAAGTATTCAAGGATGCATATAACCAAACATCAAAG ATCAACGTCGGTTGTGTGCTCATTGCAACACCGTATTTGCCTTCGAACAAGTGTGCGATTCAATCAAAGATGATTGTGCATCCACCGCCCGTTCTCTCCTATGTTTGGGCCCTTACCACCAATACCCAGTGCCAATACATGCCATGCATTTTAAGTTACTCAGG TGCGAGTGCAAAGAGTTGCACTAGAGAAATTCTCCAAAAAATCCCTAATTTAGAGGGATTAGAAATTCAGATAGAGTTAAAGCCTtatgatgacgatgatgatggCCGCCCGTTGAGTGGTTTGGGGTATATCTCAGAGGAACTCAAGAATTTGAACCTACTTACATGCCATATACTAAACCCTGATATGAAGTATGAGTATTTGGTCCCACTTTCAATGTTCTCATCAAGTGTGACAATATTGCGGTTGAGTGGCTTAGGGTGTCCATGGAAGCACATTAATGACATTGGTTCACTGCTACCAAGTCTTACAAACCTTGTGTTAACACACTATGCCTTTCGGGGTGCAGAGTGGGATATAGAATCGGGGCATTTTTTGAAACTTGAGACACTTGTAATTGAAGACACCGATTTGGTGCGATGGAGAGCTCAACATGGAAGTCTGCCATTGCTTAAGCTCCTAAGCATGCGACATTGCTACAAATTACGACAGCTCAAATGGAGGCATGATTCTTCTATAGTCACAACATGCGCAATTGAGTTAGTTGAGTGCAATCCCTTAGCTGTCGCTTCTGCCATGCAATTAAGACCGAAGTCTCACTTCAAAGTTCGCTACTACTCTTCTTTTTGA